In Clostridia bacterium, the following proteins share a genomic window:
- the gndA gene encoding NADP-dependent phosphogluconate dehydrogenase, with protein MRYKIGVVGLGVMGANLALNMERNGFPVAGYDLDPEKRRDFVERRARGKEIIAVDTPAALMQVLEKSRRILIMVPAGSAVDSAIAHLKPHVEPGDILMDGGNSYFLDTERRSKELEAEGINFIGTGVSGGEEGALWGPAIMPGGQTDAWEAVAPILRAMAARAEDGEPCVKYIGPRGAGHYVKMVHNGIEYGDMQLIAECYDLMRRGLGIPADELHDIFNEWNQRELKSYLIEITASIFGKRDDLTGKPIVDVILDEAQQKGTGKWASQNSLDIGAPIPTINAAVESRILSALKPERVAASKILRGPSPSYSGDRKKLISAIEQALYASKITSYAQGLGLMRIASAEYKYDLQPGEIAGLWRAGCIIRATLLHEIMGAYRRDPALINLLLDPAFREAVESRQEAWRLVVQTGIGIGIPVLAMSSSLAYFDAYRCECLPANLTQAQRDYFGAHTYRRVDREGTFHTDWSSAPATEKAKRSGNSA; from the coding sequence ATGAGATACAAGATCGGTGTTGTAGGGTTGGGCGTGATGGGTGCGAACCTGGCGCTCAACATGGAGCGGAACGGCTTTCCGGTGGCGGGCTACGACCTGGATCCTGAAAAAAGACGTGACTTCGTTGAACGCCGGGCCAGGGGGAAAGAAATAATCGCGGTCGATACGCCGGCGGCTCTGATGCAAGTTCTCGAGAAGTCTCGGCGCATCCTGATTATGGTGCCAGCGGGTTCCGCTGTGGATAGTGCCATTGCTCACCTGAAGCCGCATGTCGAACCCGGTGACATTCTGATGGACGGCGGAAACTCGTATTTTCTCGACACGGAACGGCGCAGCAAAGAGCTTGAGGCTGAGGGGATCAACTTCATCGGCACAGGTGTGTCCGGCGGCGAAGAGGGAGCGCTTTGGGGACCTGCCATCATGCCCGGCGGACAAACGGATGCGTGGGAGGCGGTCGCACCCATCCTGCGCGCCATGGCAGCGCGTGCGGAAGATGGTGAACCTTGCGTCAAGTACATCGGGCCACGAGGCGCCGGACACTACGTCAAAATGGTTCACAACGGGATCGAGTACGGCGACATGCAGTTGATTGCCGAATGCTACGACCTGATGCGCCGCGGGTTGGGTATTCCCGCCGACGAATTGCACGACATCTTCAACGAGTGGAATCAGCGTGAGCTCAAGTCGTATCTGATCGAAATCACAGCCAGCATCTTTGGGAAGCGCGATGATCTTACCGGCAAGCCGATCGTTGATGTGATTCTCGACGAAGCACAGCAGAAGGGAACCGGCAAGTGGGCGAGCCAGAATTCGCTCGATATCGGCGCGCCCATTCCCACGATCAATGCGGCAGTGGAAAGCCGTATATTGTCGGCACTGAAGCCAGAGCGCGTGGCCGCCAGCAAGATCCTGCGGGGTCCTTCGCCGTCCTACAGCGGAGATCGCAAGAAACTCATTAGCGCTATTGAGCAGGCGTTGTACGCCAGCAAGATCACGTCGTATGCGCAGGGCTTGGGCCTAATGCGGATCGCTTCCGCCGAATACAAATATGACTTGCAACCTGGAGAAATCGCCGGGCTCTGGCGTGCAGGGTGCATCATCCGCGCGACTCTGCTGCACGAAATCATGGGGGCCTATCGTCGCGATCCGGCGCTGATCAACCTGTTGCTTGATCCCGCATTCCGGGAGGCCGTCGAAAGCCGGCAAGAAGCATGGCGGTTGGTGGTGCAAACCGGTATCGGCATCGGGATTCCTGTGCTCGCGATGAGTTCGTCGCTGGCGTACTTCGACGCATACCGCTGCGAATGCCTCCCTGCAAATCTCACCCAGGCCCAACGCGACTACTTTGGGGCACACACCTATCGCCGCGTTGATCGAGAGGGCACATTCCACACAGATTGGTCGAGTGCGCCTGCAACTGAAAAAGCAAAGCGTTCCGGGAACTCTGCTTGA
- a CDS encoding lactate racemase domain-containing protein has protein sequence MPVGTGFADRYLTAEETRQIVVDALASAPLDGKRVLVIIPDGTRTMPMPEMFANLQELLRPRTNKLDYLVALGTHPPMTDAQLTKLVGQPVLDGKVGDTRIFNHHWEDPATFVKLGEIPANEISQISGGLLSRDVSVTLNKLILDYDHILICGPVFPHEVVGFSGGNKYFFPGIGGSEIINFTHWLGALITSYHVIGAGYTPVRAVIDRAAALIPRPTSCFALVVTHEGIAGLYFGSPQEAWTAASALSAKKHIVYMDKPLRRVLAVMPEMYDDLWTAAKGTYKLEPAIADGGEVVIYSPNITEVSYTHGKLIDEVGYHCRDYFLNQWERFKHYPGGVLAHSTHVKGLGQYNASTGVETPRIRVTLATGIPEERCRRINLGYLNPATINMDEWRGREHEGIMMIPRAGETLFRLKQQSAAAQ, from the coding sequence ATGCCGGTAGGAACTGGATTTGCAGATAGGTATTTGACTGCCGAGGAGACACGCCAGATCGTCGTCGACGCGCTTGCCTCAGCACCCTTGGACGGCAAACGAGTGTTGGTCATCATTCCGGATGGCACGCGCACCATGCCCATGCCGGAAATGTTCGCCAATCTCCAGGAACTGCTGCGGCCGCGGACAAATAAGCTGGACTATCTCGTCGCTCTCGGGACGCATCCGCCAATGACCGATGCGCAGCTGACGAAACTCGTCGGTCAGCCGGTTTTGGATGGGAAGGTCGGGGATACCCGAATCTTCAATCACCATTGGGAGGACCCCGCTACGTTCGTTAAGCTCGGCGAGATTCCCGCAAATGAAATTTCGCAGATCAGCGGCGGTCTGCTGTCGCGGGATGTCTCGGTAACTCTCAATAAGCTGATCCTCGACTATGACCATATCCTGATTTGCGGCCCGGTTTTCCCGCACGAAGTTGTCGGTTTCTCGGGCGGGAACAAGTACTTCTTCCCAGGCATTGGCGGTTCCGAAATTATCAACTTCACGCATTGGCTCGGTGCGCTCATCACCAGCTATCACGTGATCGGCGCGGGATATACGCCGGTGCGGGCGGTTATCGATCGAGCGGCAGCACTCATTCCGCGTCCGACGTCCTGCTTCGCACTGGTGGTCACGCACGAAGGCATTGCTGGCCTGTATTTCGGATCGCCGCAGGAAGCATGGACAGCAGCATCGGCTCTGTCCGCAAAAAAGCACATCGTTTATATGGATAAGCCTCTCCGTCGTGTGCTCGCCGTCATGCCGGAAATGTATGACGACCTCTGGACGGCGGCGAAGGGCACCTACAAGCTGGAACCCGCGATCGCCGATGGCGGTGAGGTTGTCATCTACAGTCCGAATATCACCGAGGTCAGCTACACGCACGGCAAACTAATCGACGAGGTTGGTTACCACTGCCGTGATTACTTCCTCAACCAATGGGAACGTTTCAAGCACTATCCCGGTGGGGTGCTTGCGCACTCGACTCACGTCAAGGGCTTGGGTCAGTACAACGCGTCAACGGGTGTAGAGACCCCGCGCATTCGCGTGACGCTTGCGACCGGCATCCCGGAAGAGCGCTGCCGCCGAATCAATCTCGGATATCTGAACCCCGCAACCATCAACATGGACGAATGGCGCGGCCGTGAGCATGAGGGCATCATGATGATCCCGCGCGCCGGTGAGACGTTGTTCCGCTTGAAACAGCAGAGCGCAGCAGCACAGTAG
- a CDS encoding SDR family oxidoreductase — protein sequence MPQLETDTKSKSPESPTPFDLQKLTAMYDFTGQTVVVTGGAGILGGDIACALVGCGAQVAILDLNLESGKALLERMGERASQAELFACNVLQTESLNKAAAEVKARFGKIDCVINAAGGNKPQATTGADLKFFDLPTDALRWVFDLNILGTILPCQIFGKVMAEQGHGTILNVSSMNAFRPLTRIPAYSAAKAGVSNFTQWLAVHMAQEYSPRIRVNAIAPGFFLTNQNRFLLTDRETGGLTPRGKSIISHTPMARFGEPEDLFGAVLWLLSPASSFVTGSVIAVDGGFAAYSGV from the coding sequence ATGCCACAACTGGAAACTGATACGAAATCTAAAAGTCCTGAATCGCCGACGCCCTTCGATTTGCAAAAGCTCACTGCCATGTACGACTTCACCGGGCAGACCGTAGTAGTTACCGGTGGCGCGGGCATTCTCGGCGGGGATATAGCGTGCGCGCTGGTTGGGTGCGGTGCCCAGGTTGCCATCCTGGATCTCAACCTGGAGTCGGGCAAGGCGCTTCTGGAGCGGATGGGAGAGCGGGCCTCACAAGCCGAACTATTCGCATGTAATGTGCTTCAGACCGAAAGCCTGAACAAGGCGGCCGCCGAAGTCAAGGCCCGGTTCGGAAAGATTGACTGTGTGATCAACGCCGCCGGGGGCAACAAGCCACAAGCCACCACCGGCGCCGACCTGAAGTTCTTTGACCTTCCTACCGACGCACTGCGCTGGGTCTTTGACCTGAATATCCTCGGAACTATTCTGCCGTGCCAGATCTTCGGGAAGGTGATGGCGGAGCAGGGGCACGGAACCATCTTGAACGTTTCGTCGATGAATGCGTTCCGGCCGTTGACGAGGATTCCGGCATATTCGGCTGCTAAAGCGGGCGTGAGCAACTTTACGCAGTGGCTCGCAGTGCACATGGCCCAGGAGTATTCGCCTCGAATTCGCGTGAACGCGATCGCTCCAGGCTTCTTCCTGACGAATCAGAACCGTTTTCTGCTGACCGATCGCGAAACGGGCGGGTTAACGCCTCGCGGCAAGTCAATCATTAGCCACACTCCAATGGCGCGGTTCGGCGAGCCGGAGGACCTGTTCGGCGCGGTGTTGTGGTTGTTGTCCCCGGCTTCTTCCTTCGTAACCGGCTCGGTGATTGCGGTTGACGGCGGTTTTGCCGCATACAGCGGCGTGTAA
- a CDS encoding tagaturonate epimerase family protein, translated as MIHNVSQCEFKRFSRGHLNHRRTNQMRDSRLHLQCSADYLRLAKFSFGVGDRFVKEAKAQLKACMLAGESGVEIVPVWNKSNREHSIVGSLPLATRAAADAAVRELGWTKPYHVDADHITLANVDKFLAASDYYTLDVADAIAKPAAENDVYAFLNRHPELIGTSELPGVAVPITLSKSNVAEIARKYLVAAREAGQIYRRIVAAKGAGCFITEVSMDETDAPQTPAELLVILAALADEQVPVQAIAPKFTGRFNKGVDYVGDAAQFEAEFRGDIAVIAHAVIAYGLPKELKLSVHSGSDKFSIYPAIRRAIQDFNAGVHVKTAGTTWLEEVIGLAEGGSDGLALAKEIYAQAFEHREDLCAPYATVIDIDLAKLPAPAHVRAWTAEQYANALRHNQQCPEYNPSFRQLIHVGYKVAAKFGDRYLDMLDACAETISRNVTTNLFERHLKPLFLPEAKSTTAR; from the coding sequence ATGATTCATAACGTTTCACAATGTGAGTTTAAGCGGTTTTCAAGGGGACACTTGAACCACAGAAGGACCAACCAAATGAGAGACTCACGCTTACACCTGCAGTGTAGTGCCGACTACTTACGCCTGGCGAAGTTTTCTTTCGGAGTAGGGGATCGGTTTGTCAAGGAGGCCAAAGCCCAATTGAAGGCGTGCATGCTGGCCGGGGAGAGTGGTGTCGAAATCGTTCCCGTGTGGAACAAGTCAAACCGCGAGCACAGCATTGTGGGCTCTCTACCCCTCGCCACGCGCGCCGCGGCAGATGCCGCCGTACGCGAACTCGGATGGACTAAGCCTTACCACGTTGATGCGGACCACATCACACTCGCGAATGTAGATAAGTTTCTGGCCGCGAGCGACTATTACACGCTGGACGTTGCCGATGCGATCGCCAAGCCGGCCGCCGAAAATGATGTATATGCCTTTCTCAACCGCCACCCCGAACTGATTGGAACCAGCGAACTCCCCGGAGTTGCAGTCCCCATCACCCTGTCAAAATCGAATGTAGCTGAAATTGCCCGCAAATACCTGGTCGCGGCAAGGGAAGCGGGACAAATCTATCGCCGAATTGTCGCTGCCAAAGGCGCGGGCTGTTTCATCACCGAAGTATCGATGGACGAAACCGATGCTCCGCAGACTCCAGCCGAATTGCTGGTTATCCTGGCAGCGCTTGCAGACGAGCAGGTCCCGGTCCAGGCGATCGCGCCGAAGTTCACCGGCCGCTTCAATAAGGGCGTGGACTACGTTGGCGACGCTGCACAGTTCGAAGCCGAGTTCCGCGGCGATATAGCAGTCATCGCACACGCCGTCATCGCCTATGGGCTGCCGAAAGAGCTGAAGCTCAGCGTTCACTCGGGCAGCGATAAGTTTTCGATTTACCCGGCGATTCGGCGGGCTATTCAGGACTTCAACGCCGGTGTTCACGTAAAGACCGCCGGCACCACTTGGCTCGAAGAAGTAATCGGGCTTGCCGAGGGGGGCTCTGACGGCCTCGCTCTAGCCAAAGAGATTTACGCGCAAGCCTTTGAACACCGCGAAGATTTGTGCGCGCCGTACGCGACCGTGATCGACATAGACCTCGCCAAGCTGCCTGCCCCCGCTCACGTAAGAGCGTGGACTGCCGAGCAGTATGCCAACGCCTTGCGCCATAACCAGCAATGTCCCGAGTACAACCCGAGCTTCAGGCAACTCATTCACGTGGGCTACAAGGTTGCCGCCAAGTTCGGCGACCGGTACCTCGACATGCTGGATGCATGCGCCGAAACGATTTCACGCAACGTAACTACCAATCTTTTCGAGCGGCATTTAAAGCCCCTCTTCCTGCCGGAAGCAAAATCCACAACGGCACGGTAA
- the uxaC gene encoding glucuronate isomerase has translation MPFIHDDFLLHSEQANRLYHTYAASEPILDYHCHLSPREIAEDRRFDTLTAIWLDGDHYKWRAMRTNGVAERYCTGDAEPFDKFMAWARTVPQTLRNPLYHWTHLELKRYFGIDDLLDERSAPAVWERANSLLGSLRAHDILRKFNVKAVCTTDDPTDDLSAHRQLAASPLSTRVFPTFRPDKALNAGDPEQFNAWVDRLSAAANINISRLSDLLAALRQRHDYFHQMGCRLSDHGLSHCYADFCSETTAGAIFERVRSGATIDAREREQFASFMMLFFGHLDAEKGWTKQLHLGARRNNNARMMTALGPDTGFDSIGDWPQADLLGAYLDRLNSDGALPKTIIYNLNPADDYVIAAMIGNFQDGSIAGKIQFGSGWWFLDQKEGMELQLNALSNVGLLSRFIGMLTDSRSFMSYPRHEYFRRVLCNLLGSNMQLGELPNDDAMIGSLVRNICYKNAKQYLGLNVAEKSADMQAVAAPK, from the coding sequence ATGCCATTCATCCACGATGATTTCCTGCTGCACTCGGAGCAGGCCAACCGTCTTTATCACACCTATGCTGCATCAGAACCGATCCTTGACTACCATTGCCACCTCTCTCCGCGAGAGATTGCGGAAGACCGTCGCTTCGATACCCTGACTGCGATCTGGCTCGATGGCGATCACTACAAGTGGCGCGCTATGCGCACGAACGGCGTGGCCGAGCGGTACTGCACGGGCGATGCCGAGCCGTTCGATAAGTTCATGGCATGGGCACGGACCGTCCCCCAGACACTGCGAAACCCGCTGTATCACTGGACTCACCTGGAGTTGAAGCGCTACTTCGGGATCGACGATCTGCTCGACGAACGCAGCGCACCAGCTGTCTGGGAGAGAGCGAACTCGCTGCTGGGCAGTCTGCGAGCCCACGACATTCTGAGAAAATTCAATGTCAAGGCGGTATGCACCACGGATGATCCGACGGACGATCTTTCGGCTCACCGCCAGCTCGCCGCGTCGCCCCTGTCAACGCGCGTGTTCCCTACGTTTCGTCCGGACAAAGCGCTCAACGCCGGCGACCCGGAACAGTTCAACGCCTGGGTTGACCGGCTCTCGGCAGCTGCAAACATAAACATCTCGCGGCTCAGTGACCTGCTTGCTGCTCTGCGTCAGCGGCACGACTATTTCCACCAGATGGGCTGTCGGCTTTCTGACCACGGCTTGAGCCATTGCTATGCCGACTTCTGCTCCGAAACAACGGCCGGTGCCATCTTCGAGCGAGTACGAAGCGGAGCCACGATCGATGCGCGAGAACGAGAGCAGTTTGCTTCTTTCATGATGCTGTTCTTCGGCCACCTCGATGCAGAAAAGGGCTGGACCAAGCAGTTGCACCTGGGAGCGCGGCGAAATAATAACGCCCGCATGATGACGGCTCTTGGGCCGGACACCGGGTTCGACTCGATTGGCGACTGGCCCCAGGCCGACCTGCTCGGCGCGTATCTGGATCGCCTTAACAGTGATGGCGCGTTACCCAAAACGATTATCTACAACCTAAATCCCGCCGACGACTACGTTATCGCCGCGATGATCGGCAACTTCCAGGACGGATCGATTGCCGGGAAGATCCAGTTCGGCAGCGGCTGGTGGTTCCTTGATCAGAAAGAAGGCATGGAACTTCAGCTCAACGCCTTGTCGAATGTCGGCTTGCTGTCGCGCTTTATCGGAATGTTGACCGATTCGCGCTCTTTCATGTCATACCCGCGGCATGAGTACTTCCGTCGCGTCTTGTGCAACCTGCTCGGCTCGAACATGCAACTTGGCGAACTGCCGAATGACGACGCCATGATCGGCAGCCTCGTCCGCAATATCTGCTACAAGAACGCGAAACAATACTTGGGTCTAAATGTTGCGGAGAAAAGTGCGGATATGCAGGCTGTGGCCGCGCCCAAATAA
- a CDS encoding DUF4861 domain-containing protein: MAAAPPAATVTVRNPASVTRTSETIVLDAEQLRGMLGLKDVRRVHVRDEASGKELLIQAVDTDDDGTFEELIFQTDLAPGETRKFVLSTGERQVPRREDFKAYGRFVRERRDDFAWENDRIAHRMYGAALETWAQEPLTSSAVDVWTKRGPGLVIDAWYMVDDYHRDHGQGGDFYSAGPSRGCGGSGIWSGGRLYPSANFRGSRVLANGPIRVIFELTYESWDAGGVRVSEVKRITLDAGHQFSRFESRYRVVAGDPQTLTYAVGIKKGLGTASSTLREQGALRTWESLKENGQLGCAIIIDPANVLSFTEDKANFLITGKALPGNTAVYYAGFGWSKAHFPTVEDWDRHVENYATRLKPPVQVTLSAQ; this comes from the coding sequence GTGGCAGCGGCTCCTCCCGCTGCCACTGTAACCGTGCGCAATCCCGCCAGCGTCACTCGGACGAGTGAGACCATCGTGCTGGATGCGGAACAACTACGCGGAATGTTAGGTCTGAAAGATGTCAGGCGCGTACACGTGCGTGACGAAGCTTCCGGAAAGGAGCTTCTGATTCAGGCAGTCGATACAGACGACGATGGAACTTTTGAGGAACTTATTTTTCAGACTGACTTGGCGCCCGGCGAGACGCGCAAATTTGTCTTGAGCACGGGTGAGCGTCAGGTTCCGCGCCGCGAAGACTTCAAAGCTTATGGCCGGTTCGTGCGGGAGCGGCGTGATGATTTCGCCTGGGAGAACGACCGGATTGCTCACCGTATGTATGGCGCGGCGCTTGAAACCTGGGCGCAGGAGCCCCTCACAAGTAGTGCTGTCGATGTGTGGACAAAGCGTGGCCCTGGGCTGGTGATCGACGCATGGTACATGGTGGACGACTATCATCGCGACCACGGCCAGGGCGGGGACTTCTATTCGGCCGGGCCCAGTCGCGGTTGCGGCGGAAGCGGCATCTGGTCCGGTGGACGACTCTATCCTTCAGCAAACTTCCGCGGGTCGCGTGTACTGGCCAACGGGCCCATTCGGGTGATTTTTGAACTTACGTACGAGAGCTGGGATGCAGGCGGCGTTCGCGTCTCGGAGGTGAAGCGCATCACGCTCGATGCTGGGCACCAGTTCTCCCGATTCGAGTCGCGTTATAGAGTCGTCGCTGGCGACCCGCAGACGCTTACGTACGCCGTAGGTATCAAGAAGGGCCTCGGCACCGCTAGTTCGACGCTGCGCGAGCAGGGCGCACTACGCACGTGGGAGTCGCTTAAGGAAAACGGCCAACTCGGTTGCGCGATCATCATTGATCCCGCCAACGTCCTCAGCTTCACGGAGGACAAGGCCAATTTCCTGATTACTGGGAAGGCGCTTCCCGGCAATACGGCCGTCTACTACGCCGGCTTCGGTTGGAGCAAAGCTCACTTCCCTACAGTGGAAGACTGGGACCGCCACGTCGAGAACTACGCCACCAGGCTGAAGCCACCGGTTCAAGTCACGCTGAGCGCACAATAG